Proteins found in one Oncorhynchus mykiss isolate Arlee chromosome 17, USDA_OmykA_1.1, whole genome shotgun sequence genomic segment:
- the LOC110494167 gene encoding uncharacterized protein LOC110494167 isoform X2, protein MEEAYTELYREFLQLRLLCLKQAGLLNKLTEKLRTQQGGAPVPDGDPSVMASIPIQCTQKSPVALPAWPETPMVPTHNPAAHYGIVRPSGAMGSLTNLLAGDLGRLRLDFAHPGTERKEVLKATPLGPLDLPGGNEEMAPSSVSGDSKQAGRFWSDDMTRQMFRMPSACGSFLDSEFLSQTGGMMLMSEVALQSHVCDFCNAVFPGHTTTRGDFMCHLHTHIT, encoded by the exons ATGGAGGAGGCGTACACAGAGCTGTACAGGGAGTTCCTCCAACTGCGCTTGCTGTGTCTGAAGCAGGCTGGTTTACTCAATAAACTCACAGAGAAACTGAGGACACAGCAAG GAGGAGCCCCTGTTCCTGATGGAGACCCCAGCGTAATGGCATCAATCCCAATCCAGTGTACCCAGAAGAGCCCCGTTGCTCTCCCTGCATGGCCAGAAACCCCAATGGTCCCAACACACAACCCTGCTGCACACTATGGCATTGTAAGGCCATCTGGGGCCATGGGGTCACTCACTAATCTACTGGCTGGGGATTTGGGCAGACTACGGCTGGACTTTGCTCATCCAGGGACAGAAAGGAAGGAGGTCCTCAAAGCCACCCCCCTAGGACCTCTGGACCTACCTGGGGGTAATGAAGAGATGGCACCCTCCAGTGTCTCTGGGGACTCGAAGCAAGCAGGTCGATTTTGGAGTGATGATATGACCCGACAAATGTTCAGG ATGCCCTCGGCATGTGGCTCCTTCCTGGACAGTGAGTTTCTAAGCCAGACCGGGGGGATGATGCTGATGTCAGAGGTGGCGCTGCAGTCTCATGTGTGTGACTTCTGTAATGCTGTATTCCCCGGCCACACCACCACCAGGGGAGACTTcatgtgccacctccacacacacatcacctAG
- the LOC110494167 gene encoding uncharacterized protein LOC110494167 isoform X1, which translates to MYIVMSGSIFRWLCKDTCDHEMEEAYTELYREFLQLRLLCLKQAGLLNKLTEKLRTQQGGAPVPDGDPSVMASIPIQCTQKSPVALPAWPETPMVPTHNPAAHYGIVRPSGAMGSLTNLLAGDLGRLRLDFAHPGTERKEVLKATPLGPLDLPGGNEEMAPSSVSGDSKQAGRFWSDDMTRQMFRMPSACGSFLDSEFLSQTGGMMLMSEVALQSHVCDFCNAVFPGHTTTRGDFMCHLHTHIT; encoded by the exons ATGTACATTGTGATGTCCGGGTCTATTTTCAGATGGCTTTGTAAAGATACCTGTGATCATGAGATGGAGGAGGCGTACACAGAGCTGTACAGGGAGTTCCTCCAACTGCGCTTGCTGTGTCTGAAGCAGGCTGGTTTACTCAATAAACTCACAGAGAAACTGAGGACACAGCAAG GAGGAGCCCCTGTTCCTGATGGAGACCCCAGCGTAATGGCATCAATCCCAATCCAGTGTACCCAGAAGAGCCCCGTTGCTCTCCCTGCATGGCCAGAAACCCCAATGGTCCCAACACACAACCCTGCTGCACACTATGGCATTGTAAGGCCATCTGGGGCCATGGGGTCACTCACTAATCTACTGGCTGGGGATTTGGGCAGACTACGGCTGGACTTTGCTCATCCAGGGACAGAAAGGAAGGAGGTCCTCAAAGCCACCCCCCTAGGACCTCTGGACCTACCTGGGGGTAATGAAGAGATGGCACCCTCCAGTGTCTCTGGGGACTCGAAGCAAGCAGGTCGATTTTGGAGTGATGATATGACCCGACAAATGTTCAGG ATGCCCTCGGCATGTGGCTCCTTCCTGGACAGTGAGTTTCTAAGCCAGACCGGGGGGATGATGCTGATGTCAGAGGTGGCGCTGCAGTCTCATGTGTGTGACTTCTGTAATGCTGTATTCCCCGGCCACACCACCACCAGGGGAGACTTcatgtgccacctccacacacacatcacctAG